From Stenotrophomonas nitritireducens, the proteins below share one genomic window:
- a CDS encoding methyltransferase domain-containing protein — MTLNDFPYLHGFSATEQTRLRKQARLFEPAIFHDIDFRNARHILEVGSGVGAQTEILLRRFPDLRVTGIDLNERQLAAANAHLAEMPWLRERVEFQRANATDLPFEPRSFDGAFLCWVLEHVPSPARALAEVRRVLSPGSPVFVTEVMNASFLLDPYSPNLWRYWMAFNDFQIDSGGDPFVGAKLGNLLLAGGFRDVQTQTKTVHLDNREPARRKVMFALWEELLLSAAEQLLEAGKVDQATVEGMRSEFTQVQNDPNAVFFYSFVQARATVY; from the coding sequence ATGACCCTCAACGACTTCCCCTACCTGCATGGCTTCTCCGCAACCGAACAGACCCGGCTGCGTAAACAGGCGCGCCTGTTCGAGCCAGCCATCTTCCACGACATCGATTTCCGCAATGCCCGGCATATCCTTGAAGTGGGCAGTGGCGTCGGTGCGCAGACCGAAATCCTGCTGCGCCGCTTCCCCGACCTGCGGGTCACCGGCATCGATCTGAACGAACGTCAGCTCGCCGCCGCCAATGCCCATCTGGCGGAAATGCCGTGGCTGCGCGAACGCGTCGAGTTCCAGCGCGCCAATGCCACCGACCTGCCGTTCGAGCCGCGCAGCTTCGACGGCGCCTTCCTGTGCTGGGTGCTGGAGCACGTGCCCTCGCCTGCCCGCGCCCTGGCCGAAGTGCGGCGGGTGTTGAGTCCCGGTTCGCCGGTATTCGTCACCGAGGTGATGAATGCATCCTTCCTGCTGGATCCCTACTCGCCCAACCTGTGGCGCTACTGGATGGCCTTCAACGATTTCCAGATCGACAGCGGTGGCGATCCGTTTGTCGGCGCGAAGCTCGGCAACCTGCTGCTGGCCGGCGGCTTCCGTGATGTGCAGACCCAGACCAAGACCGTGCATCTGGACAACCGCGAGCCGGCGCGGCGCAAGGTGATGTTCGCGCTATGGGAAGAACTGCTGCTGTCAGCGGCCGAGCAGCTGCTGGAGGCTGGCAAGGTTGACCAGGCCACCGTCGAAGGCATGCGCAGCGAATTCACCCAGGTACAGAACGACCCCAATGCGGTGTTCTTCTATTCCTTCGTGCAGGCCCGCGCCACGGTCTACTGA